A stretch of DNA from Aspergillus flavus chromosome 3, complete sequence:
CACACAGAGCCACCATGGAAAGCCATCGCGCCTAGCTATTCTAGCCTCAATTGCTCGATTCATCATCGGATAATGGCGTAAAACACATATTGTCATCACTGCAGTATCTAGGCTCATCAGGGTCGTTCTATCCGTTGTCAGCCTATGTTCAGGCGACGGAGTCCAAATTGGAGACTCGAGGGCTCAGACTCCTCTCCACTCCCTTTTTGCTTGACAACCTTCCCCTTCGCGGGAGGACGGCGTTCTCTAGGAGGGCGGTTTTCCCCAAATTGGGGCACATCTGCAGCCCTTGCACGTACCTTGGGCTTCGCCTCTTCTGCCACCTTTACCATCTTTGCCAAATTCTCCTTGAAGGCCTTGAcgtcgtcctcttctttatcttcctcttcttcatcttcctcttcttcatcttcctcttcttcatcttcctcttcttcatcttcctcttcttcatcctcctcttcttcgacttcctcttcttcgacttcctcttcttcgacttcgtTTTCCCAACACAAGCCAGCACCCGCCGGCCTGTGGAAATCTGGGTCGAGATCCTCATCCGAAGCGTCAGCTGCCCCACTCATAGCAAGAACACGATGTAAAGTCcactggagctggagcaaTTTGACCGATGGTAAGGGGAGTTTAACTGGATCAGTTGTATAGAAAGTGAGGATGTCTCCAGACCGAATCTTTTCCTCCGTTACTAGCTTGAATAACTTAGCCAAAGGTATACCGTCCTTGGTACTCGAGATAAGATCGGGGGCAATTGGAGACGGAAGTCGGGTGATTGACTGGCTTCTAAGATACTTCATTGTAGGCAGCCAAAAGAATTTTACGGTCAGTGTTTTTTTGTCGTCACTCAGCTGAAGCGGGCACAACGCAAAACGGGCCTTCTCCCACAGTTTGTGGGCGATGTTACTGAAACACATAAGGTTGGCACAATGCTCTGTTCCTTGGGGTCCTAGTACTTCGGCCTTCCAGGAATCAATTTTCTCTGACGTCCAGAAGTTGGACAGAGTTTCCCAAAATTGCTCCTGTTCTGTCTTGCTCTTCTGGCCTAGGGAAAGAGGATAGATATGGGCTATCTCTATAGGCACTTTAAAACCGGTGATCAGGCAAGTGAGGTCGTCTCGTTTTTCGCACTAAGATAGGTAAGTAGATAGTTCAGACATGCTACAAACAGTTTAAACTCACTAGCTTCCTAGCAGATTTCTTGCGACCGGTACTAGTTTTGGTTGGCGTTATGCTGGGCTTGACCGAAGAAGTGGTCGCCTTCTGGAGGTCTGGTGTAGTGATTAACCTGGGAATCTTTGATGGAGACTGTTTCCCTATGGCACCAGCTTTCCTCTTTCGGCCAGGTGTCTCGTCATTAGAATCTTCGTCCGAGATCTGGTTATCTTCCGAATCACTCTCGCTCTCAGCATCttttgacttcttctttgagcGGGCGCACCCTGTGTCGTTAGCTTAAAGTTGATATTAGTAAGGCCATAGTGCTTACATATCATCAGCATGTCTGAGGTGTCCTGACCCCTAAGCATACTTTTGAAGAAGCGGCGAGAAGCTTCATCCTCAATGAGATGGGTGATTAGACTCTGAAGTATCTCAATATCGGCGAACCAGAGACACGCCCATGCGGCTGAAGTGACTCTACTTTTCCCGATAATATCTGCAAGCTGCTCCATCAACTCGTGTCGCTGTTCGTCGAGAAGCTCATCAGCTGGGCCTACAGTGGCAGCCATAGCTGAGGGAGgtcctgaagatgaagacggcTATGTTGGGAGTTAGAGAAGCTGACTTTAGAGTCACTGCACAAGAAAAGACACAAGTAAACAAACAGGATATGAGAGTAGGTGAGAGCAGGTGAAAAGGTATGAGAGCTAAGGGCGAGGGGGAATAATGCTTTAACGCACCAAAGGGATGAAGTGAAGGTGAGCTAAGAAACCTTACCTGTGAGGGCGTCATTCTTGCCTCAGAGAGAAGTAAAAGAGGATGGAGGTGGGATAGAGGTAGGTGGGTAGAGAGCAATAGGTGAGGAGTTTTTTTTTGGTGGGGTAGATCAAGCGAGGCCACAAGGCAGCAGCTTCTGTTATATTTGGCTGTAACAGTCATCTTCGCGTTTGTATACAAATTTGTTAGTGAGGACGAAGTTCGCGACTACTACAATCGGCAGGCTGGCACCGGTTACGTCATCTGCGGCAAGCCCATTGCATTGCGTCCACTCCGCAATAATACTCTTTCTTAGATTGACTTATTAGGGTATATCAAACAAAATTGCAATGTCACGAAGGATTGTATGAACAATCGTAACATTCCAGTCTCAAACTCCCATCTACATGTTGACATAGAGAACATGGTTCTTCTGTACGTTCTTCATGAATCTCTGTATGACAGACGAGGGATATGCCATTCAACGCGCATGTCGATGGTTTAGACCCGTCGGCACCTGAACCACTGTTAAATGCCCATTCTCCGAAGCTAACGATGGCACTGTTTGACTGTGATTCTTCGTAGAGTCTGGCCTACCTAAGGAGCAGTTTTACCATAGACTCATGAGTCACGAACGGGCGGGCAGGTATGATTGGTAATCCTATGTTCGTTAGTATATAATCTAAGTCAATAATTCGTGGGGACCTTGTCACTTTGGAAGTTGCTTACCGATTACAGTGGAACTAGCAAAAAGGGGCCTGGGTCCTCTTTAGGAGCCCGAACATTCTTTTAAATGCCAATATAGGTCTGGCGCAACTTTGCTTCCTGTGAAAAGTGTGGAGCTGGCACTGCTCTTGTACTCCGACTGACTCTTCTCCCAGTACCGGTTATAATGAACATATCGAACGGGCTTTAAATACCCAGTTCACGGTGGTTGAGGTAGTTCAAAAAGCTCCACTCAGAAGGGAGCCTGTACCTTTGGATCGTCAAGATAGCCCTGAAGTCCTAGGTCGAGGGATAGCGGACTGTCTGTCACGGCCATCAGGAGAAAGAGTGAGTGAGGTGCGGTAGCTgactataattaatatgGAGGATGACTCCTCTGTCCCTGGATTTTACAAAGTACTAACCTGAGTGATGGAGGTCTTCTCGTGGTAAAAGTCTAAGCACAGTCGGTGTTGAAACATATAGATTGTATACCCACCTAGATACTTATAGTACATAGTTAGCAGAAGATGGATAGTAAGGgaatatttatattcaaATCTTGTGTATTATCCAGCAATCTCAGTCTTGAATTGTAAGAGAGAGGCTCAGAGAACAATTCTGGATCCTGGATCCAGAATTAGGACACTGCAGTATGATTCCACTTTCAGACTTGCTTGTGGACACGTTTGGATTGAATTCTGTGATGTGAATGTGCCACTAGAGAGAACGTACATAATGCGATACTGTTTTCTTTGGATAGGAGTTTTCTCCAGTACAGGTCATACGAAGAAAATAGCGAGCTGCCTCTTGGGGGTCAAGAGCTTCGTTGATGAAGGCACCAAGGATTGACCGATCTGGATGAGGCACATCCGCAATTGCAAGCAAGGCTTTGTATTGAGATGATAATTTATCTTGAAAGAATAATGGGGACGTTGATCCGCGAACATTCCACGGAATAGTCAtagcagaaagaagaggtTACTGTATGTAATACGGAATTTTGGTAACATACATACCGGCATTCTAGATCGACCCACTAAGCTAATATAAGCGTCCGTGGCAATTCCGCCCGCTATGATAATCCCTATTGGTTGGATCGCTAATTATACTACTTTGACTCTTTGCCAGACCCACCAACGGAAAAGGGTCGTCACTTTTAGGCGGGTGCTTTGCTCGGATATCTAACGGTAATTGTAACATAGCTTTCTTTACGTATTAGGGTTGAGTGAATATGTATTGGAGTCGTGGCTCTCATGGTTGTGTGTGAGTCCGAGTAGCGAAAACATTATGACTCTAAGAAGTTACTATATTTCCACGGAAGTATAGCTATGTACAGCCAAGTGCGGTCCGTATAACCCGGCTCAGTCTCTCCACCCCCTCAttgagcttctcctccttctcccaggCGAAACATAGTCTGAGTCTATGTTTCAGCTCATTTTCTGGTAGGTTATTCCCAGGCACAGCGAATAATTCTCCCTCCGCAACCACTAGGTTCTCCTCCCTGAATGCTATTTCAGTTATCTCCTTAGCGTTTAGAGAAACCGGGAGCTTGAGCCATATGAAGTAACCTCCAAGTACGGTATAAGTTTTCGAGTCAGAGACGAATTTCACACCAAGTGGAAGAAGGTGCTGCTTGATAGCCGCAGTGAGAGCACGAGCACGCCGAGAATACGCTGGCAGAAGCGTCTCGTTTATGTGTCTGTCAAGAGAGCCATTCTCAAACATATCGTTGATGAAGGTCGACATGAGCTGTGAAGGTGCACCACCAGAGTGGGACGAGCCCCTGTAATCTTTTGTTAAGATTCATGCATGGGAAGAAATTTAAAGAAAGAACATACGCTGCAGAGAGGTCACGGATGAACTCTGGGGTTCCCTCCGCCCATCCAACCCGACATCCTGGCGCAACAATCTTACTGAAACTGCCGTTGCTGACACAGTTTCCGAACAGATCAGGTGGTCCTCCATCTAGATATGTGTCCACGTCAATGATCCGCGGCAAACGGGTACTCTCACCATCTGCGGCATCTGTTGGCTCCCAGTTCAAGAAATCATAAACATCATCGCTGACGATGAGAGCATCATACTTGCGCGCGAGGCGTACAAGGGCTTCGCGCCGTGACAGCGGCATTGTGATTCCGGATGGGTTGGAAAATGTGGGGACGCAGTAGATGATATGTGTGTATGTCTTCCGGTAAGGACGTTCCGGGAGCGTCACCTATCTGCCTGTCAGCCACTTGTACAATATGACAGTACTAGAAGCGGGATTTATACAGGTTGATGATCTATAGCACTCTTCTTGAGAGCTTTTTCGAGGAAGACCACGTCTATGCCACACTCATCCTCGGGCACGGCTCTTAGTCGATTGTAGAAGCCGGCATCCTCAAAGATACCAAATACTAAATGGTAAATTGGTTCAACCATCCACACGTATCTTGTATGCATGGGATCGGCGAAAACCTGTAGGACACATGCTAGATTTTGACTGGCACCTCCAGAGATACAGATACGCTCTGCGCTCAGTGCTCTCGAGAGGCTATAATTTCTGCTCAGCCAGTCCGCAATGTTCTTTCTGAGTTCAAAGTGCCCTTCATCTGGGCCATATCCTAGCCCTTGCTCTGTTATGATGGGATTTGACAAAACAGACACTGCCGCATTTTGTAGGATCAGAGTAGGGAACAAATCCGACGCAGGCCAGCCCCGAGATAGATTAATGGGAGACGGTGATGACATTTTGGACTATTGGAAAATTACCCACCGAGCGAATTTGATCCAGGTTAAGTTGTCGTTGGAGATGGGCGTGTAATATATCGCTTGGGGTAGAAGTGGAGCCGTTACTGGATTTGGAAATGTATGCGTTCCGTCCAATCAGGTCCGACTTTGCAATCGTGCTCCATAAGGGCCAACATCCTCATGAAAGATATATAAGGCACTATTGCTCGCAGCTTAAACTTGCACCTTTCATCTTTTTGTAACCGGCCTTCACTCAATATTCGTGAGAGGACCATATTCATCCAATACAAGCAAAATGGTTAAGATTGAGGAATTCGCTGTGGAGCGGGTGAGCAACCCTAGCGTTAGTAGATGGCACGCATATACTGACCCAGGAACAGTGGATGGACGAATACGAGAATGATGCCAAGTACAATCTCGCAGAGACTTGCTGTGCATCAATCTCACTCAACGATCTCATGTCGTTTTCTGGTCAGCAGACCAGCATCATAGACTACGCTCAGAAGCAAGTCTACGGCGCAATCCGTGGGTCGAAGGCTTTGAGGTCCAACATTGCCAAACTGTACACCACGGAGTCTTCAGATAACCTATCTCTGGACAACGTCCTCGTCACGAATGGTGCCATCCAGGCCAACTTTTTAGCCCTCTACACAAATGTGGGGCCTGAGGATCATGTCATTTGCCACTACCCGACTTATCAACAACTTTACTCTGTTCCTCAAGGGTTTGGTGCCGAGGTTGACCTTTGGAGATCAAAGGAAGACGCCGGCTGGCAGCCAGATCTGGAAGAATTGAAATCATTGATCAAGCCGAGCACTaaactcatcatcatcaagtAAGTGGTTGTTAGTCTATGTTACTCGAGAATATTCTAACGGGCGATATAGCAATCCACAGAACCCAACTGGCGCTGTGCTCAGCCGTGAGACTCTGCAAGGGCTCGTTGATATAGCACGGGAGCACAATATCATGATCCACAGTGATGAGGTGTATCGGCCTCTTTTCCATTCAGTGAACACCGGCCAGCAGGAGCACCCGCCTTCTATTCTCTCGCTGGGGTATGACAAAGTGGTTGCCACAGGCTCAATGTCAAAGGCATTCAGCTTGGCTGGTATTCGCCTCGGGTGGATTGTCTCGAGGAGCCCTGAGATCATTGAAGCATGCGCCTCCACTCGCGATTACACCATTATTTCGGTCGGACAGCTCGACGACAGCGTTGCGACTCTTGCTCTCAGCACGCCAACCGTGCATAACTTACTTGAGCGCAACATTCAGTTAGCTAGGCAGAACCTTGCCGCACTGGATACTTTCATAGAAGAGTTTGAGTGGGCTATTCAATGGACGCGGCCACAAGCGGGGACCACCGCGTTCATCAAATTTGTCAATCGAGAAGGAGAGCCGATCGATGATGTTGTACTTTGCCAGCGACTGCAGAAGCAAACTGGTGTGATGCTTGTTCCTGGCAGCCAGTGTTTCGGGGGTGGAGTTGACTTCAAAGGCTACGTTCGGATGGGCTATGTTCCAGAGCACCAGGTAATGGTAGATGGCCTCCAAGCCCTAAGAGAATTCATGCGCAATGGATATGAGCAGTTGCCTGTTGCCACTGCTTGAGACTTGGAACCCCATAGACCGAATACCAACGCACGCGGTATCATAGAGTCCTGACAATATTCCTCCTGTCCCTTAAAGTTTGTCATGCTATAATCGGGTCTTCGACGAGTAGTATCAGAGGAGAGTGCCGGTCAATCTCAACGTATACTCAGAATAAAACCAGCTGTATCCCCTGCTCCGCAAAGTATATATCCCATGGTTTAGAACTACCAGACGACCAGAATATTCTCAACATATCTCTGGCCCTGGTGTAATTGCCCAGCCCAAGCCTTTGCATATTGGCCATGCGGTTTTGAATCAGGTCGCGTTCGCTTACGAAACTGGTCTCACAGCCAGCACTAAACATAGGCCAGAGGATAAGTATGTTGGCAGGAGAAAACGGATCGATACTCATAACAGCGTTGACGATATTGgtgatatcttccttgaCTTGACTATGGTCCCTTGGAAGCAATTGAACCCGGCGGTGGAGGTGAAGCAGTGAGGCATGAACAAAGGCACGATGAGTGTGTTGTAAGTCAACCGTAAGCGGACTGTTATGGTTCTTCAACGTGAGATCTGAAACAGTCCTGTCCGTGACAGACCTGATCCTATATTCTAGCTCCTGAGCCTCTTCCAACAGCTGCCCTGGCAAGGTGAGCTGTACGCCATATTTTGCTGCCTTCCATAACTCTTGTCGGCCTGCTATCCGTCCCAACTGAGCCAACATTGGTATAAGCTCCAGGGAGTAGCCAGAGATATCGTCCACATAACCAACCTGCGTACCCGGAATCTTGTCTAGGAACCAACACGGCTCCCTATCGGTTGGGCTTGCACTTACCCCTGTCAGGTTCGCCATAATATCTAACGTGGCAAACCACTTGACCAAGCACAGATCGAACGGATCAGCAACACTTGAAGCTTCGGCCTGGCGTTCTAAGAAAGCAGCCAGTAAACGGGTCGCTCCGGACAGATGGGCGCGCCATATGTCCCTGTTTCCATTACAAATATCGTTTGTACATAGAGTAAGAGCTGTCATGGCTGTCTCTGCTTTTGGCATCTCCTCTGCCCTGCTGAGGGCAGTACGTAGACCGGACACGGCAAAGTTGGTAAACTTCAAAGTAGTCGTCCTTGATGTCGCGGCGGTATCTCCCACCAAGCGGCCGTGATGGCTACTCGCTGATGCTAGGAGAGCATGGAGTAAGTGAGGCGTTTCAAGGGCACGATTCACTAACTGATGCACGAAAATGCCGGGAGCAGCTGGGAAGAGCCGCGGCGCGGTCTCAGTAGCAAACAtgcggaggaagaaaagggactCCTTTGTTGACACAAAGGGAGAGGGGTTGAGATGAAGCTGGCGTGGAAGAATCGTGAATGATTCATCAATACATAGCCTGGCAGCAGGCCTTGTGGGACTGGGAAAAGGCCGTTCCGCTGAATCTTGACGCCTTGGGCGTTGTCTCTCACTGATTACGTTCAGACTATATCTACACTCTTTTGGAAAGCGGGTACATCGCGAGCAAACAGGTCTGCGCAAATCGCACTAGATAGGAGCTTAGAGAATTGTACTGTACTTGATGAGGTATCGGAAGCAATACCTTGACCTTTTTCCTTCGACATTCCGAGCAGCCATCACGCCTTCGTTGTGGAGGTTTGGGGTCTTGGCCTTTGCGGGCGGGCGAATGCTGACCCGCTTCGAACACTACCATGTCCAAACTTCAATTGGAAGTTGCAGCGAAATGCAAGACTGGTGTTAATTGATTGACAATCGGCATGTTCTTCGGAAGAGAGGAAACGCCCTGCACGTGACCAATCACACTAAGGCAGTTTCTACCCCACAGCAGCTGTTCTGTATTGTAAATACAGATATAGAGGTATCGATGAACCTTTGGAGAAGCATGCCTAACAGGATAGCTGTGGTTAGTATTTCTAACCGAAATAAATGATACACAGCTGAGTATTATCATTGATAGACGGGTAAATACCGGATATTGTGTATACAAGTGTCCCTCATGATTGGGTATATCGCATTCTTCGCCAGATAGGGCAAAATAGACTCGCGACAAGATTATGCCTAGTATACACAGACAGCCCTGGAGGTTCGTTTATATGAAGCAGGAAGTCTCTGTGCAATATCACCGTACCTAGTCCACCTCAACAGTAAAGAAACAGACATTATCCACCATTTCCACAAACACCCAACTACCCACCACAATGAAGTACACCCGCATGCCCATCGAGGTCGAATCCCCCGAGGAATACGGCTACGAAAAGATCAAATACAATCTC
This window harbors:
- a CDS encoding aromatic amino acid aminotransferase (unnamed protein product); its protein translation is MSSPSPINLSRGWPASDLFPTLILQNAAVSVLSNPIITEQGLGYGPDEGHFELRKNIADWLSRNYSLSRALSAERICISGGASQNLACVLQVFADPMHTRYVWMVEPIYHLVFGIFEDAGFYNRLRAVPEDECGIDVVFLEKALKKSAIDHQPVTLPERPYRKTYTHIIYCVPTFSNPSGITMPLSRREALVRLARKYDALIVSDDVYDFLNWEPTDAADGESTRLPRIIDVDTYLDGGPPDLFGNCVSNGSFSKIVAPGCRVGWAEGTPEFIRDLSAAGSSHSGGAPSQLMSTFINDMFENGSLDRHINETLLPAYSRRARALTAAIKQHLLPLGVKFVSDSKTYTVLGGYFIWLKLPVSLNAKEITEIAFREENLVVAEGELFAVPGNNLPENELKHRLRLCFAWEKEEKLNEGVERLSRVIRTALGCT
- a CDS encoding aspartate/tyrosine/aromatic aminotransferase (unnamed protein product); the protein is MVKIEEFAVERWMDEYENDAKYNLAETCCASISLNDLMSFSGQQTSIIDYAQKQVYGAIRGSKALRSNIAKLYTTESSDNLSLDNVLVTNGAIQANFLALYTNVGPEDHVICHYPTYQQLYSVPQGFGAEVDLWRSKEDAGWQPDLEELKSLIKPSTKLIIINNPQNPTGAVLSRETLQGLVDIAREHNIMIHSDEVYRPLFHSVNTGQQEHPPSILSLGYDKVVATGSMSKAFSLAGIRLGWIVSRSPEIIEACASTRDYTIISVGQLDDSVATLALSTPTVHNLLERNIQLARQNLAALDTFIEEFEWAIQWTRPQAGTTAFIKFVNREGEPIDDVVLCQRLQKQTGVMLVPGSQCFGGGVDFKGYVRMGYVPEHQVMVDGLQALREFMRNGYEQLPVATA
- a CDS encoding fungal-specific transcription factor domain-containing protein codes for the protein MVVFEAGQHSPARKGQDPKPPQRRRDGCSECRRKKVKCDLRRPVCSRCTRFPKECRYSLNVISERQRPRRQDSAERPFPSPTRPAARLCIDESFTILPRQLHLNPSPFVSTKESLFFLRMFATETAPRLFPAAPGIFVHQLVNRALETPHLLHALLASASSHHGRLVGDTAATSRTTTLKFTNFAVSGLRTALSRAEEMPKAETAMTALTLCTNDICNGNRDIWRAHLSGATRLLAAFLERQAEASSVADPFDLCLVKWFATLDIMANLTGVSASPTDREPCWFLDKIPGTQVGYVDDISGYSLELIPMLAQLGRIAGRQELWKAAKYGVQLTLPGQLLEEAQELEYRIRSVTDRTVSDLTLKNHNSPLTVDLQHTHRAFVHASLLHLHRRVQLLPRDHSQVKEDITNIVNAVMSIDPFSPANILILWPMFSAGCETSFVSERDLIQNRMANMQRLGLGNYTRARDMLRIFWSSGSSKPWDIYFAEQGIQLVLF